Proteins from one Desmodus rotundus isolate HL8 chromosome 9, HLdesRot8A.1, whole genome shotgun sequence genomic window:
- the MIEN1 gene encoding migration and invasion enhancer 1, whose translation MSGDLGSTSAAPHPEEVQPGSGVHLVVEFCEPCGFEAAYLELESAVKEQYPGIEIESRTGGPGAFEIQINGQLVFSKLENGGFPYEKDLIEAIRRAINGEPLEKITNSRPPCVIL comes from the exons ATGAGCGGGGACCTGGGGTCGACGTCCGCGGCCCCCCATCCCGAGGAGGTCCAACCGGGCAGTGGGGTCCATCTCGTAGTGGAGTTCTG TGAACCCTGCGGCTTTGAGGCGGCCTACCTGGAGCTGGAGAGTGCCGTGAAGGAACAATATCCCGGAATCGAGATCGAGTCGCGCACGGGAGGCCCAG GGGCCTTCGAGATACAGATCAACGGACAGCTGGTGTTCTCCAAGCTGGAGAATGGGGGCTTCCCTTATGAGAAAGAT CTCATTGAGGCCATCCGAAGAGCCATTAACGGAGAACCCCTAGAAAAGATCACCAACAGCCGCCCTCCCTGTGTCATCCTGTGA